Genomic segment of Osmia bicornis bicornis chromosome 2, iOsmBic2.1, whole genome shotgun sequence:
ttgttccTTATTATCCTGCTCGTCGTAATTGAACGATTGCATCTGGGGCTGGGAGAAACCTGTTACTCCGGTAGGTTGGAAGAATTGACCGAGTTGTTGCTGAAGAATATGTTGTTGAAGCTGTGGTTGTTGACCTGGAATCAAAAGGTTTATTCAATTGATGATCCACATTGATAAGGAAAGCTACTAATTAGATGTCCTTATCTTACGTTCTGGAGAAAAAAGTCGAACCACTTTCTCTGGCTATATTCTAATACCAGACATGCCATgaattaaaatacatctgaATGCTTACTTGGTATGCGTCCATAAAGTAGGTCACTTAACACTTTGAGCGCCACGTCAGTCATATATGGGTCATTATCATTAATCATTAGGAATTTTCTGACTTACTTAATTGGAAATACTCGTATTAGATACTTGAGATTATGGATAAAAGTATAATGAAGTATTTTGAAGATAATATACATAAGATTTGTGAAGACAATTTCAATGGTTCTAGCGTGGCAGTCAAAGTATTAATGAAAGTACAACTAACCTGCTTGATATTGTTCAGGTATCTTTTGAGGGAAACTGTTTAGAAGATCGTAAAGTTGATTAGCCGAAAGTGGGGGACCAGCTGGTGCCGGATGACCCACGTGTAAATCGGGTATCTGTTGATTTATAATGTATGGGGTTTGGCCAGCGGTGCCCGGGAATCCAACGTGCAGGGAACTGTGAAGATTCGTTTGCATTGGTAGATTATGTTGTCCAAGTTGAATGTTGGTTCCAATGAGACCGATATTAGACGCCGGATGGTTATTCAAGAAGACATCGTTAGACTGGAAATCAGGATTAATTAACGTAGAGAGGGTTGCGTATTCCGGTGGTATGAACGTTGGTAGAACCGTCTGATATTCTTTCTGACTGACACCATTGGTTTCGGTCACTTCGTATTGATGCTGAGTCGGCGTAGGACTGGTCACCGGTTTCTGGGGTGCCAAGCTGGTGCCTATGGTGGCAAGGTCAAAGTTTTGCAGTATGGAACCTACTACATAGAAACAGGAAATTTCAGGTCACAAGTCTGGATCATTAGCATTCGTGATCACTGAACGTGTTATTTGTCAATTTACCATGAGCATTAATTTTGTAAGCAGCGTCGGTCGTCTGCTGACGTTGAGCCATTTCATCGGCATTCATTTCGCCGTTGAAAGGCTTGTCCATAGGACTAAGATTCGGCGCAGGAATTGTATGAATGGGTCCTTTGTCATCGTCAACGCTGCCTCTATGAGTCGCTGGTAAGACAGCGGCTTCCGGTCTGTACTCTGGACTGTACTCCGGCATTTTATTCACCGAATGAAACTCCTTCACTGGTGGACGCTGCGGAAGAACCGCATGGTTGTTCAAAGGGGCTCTCATTGGCATTTGTTGCTTCCAAATAACAGGAGGCATACTGAACATGGGTGGTCGACGAATTCTGAAAACATAAATCCAACAAGCTAAAGTGAACTGGAGCGAGATTCGCTCTGGAGCCAACCCTTCTTCGGCCATTTCCGGTCAGAccggaaaaaaaagaaattcgttGAGATTTTGACCCACTAAACACAGTGGCGcaagaattttttcgataacTCTTACCGTTTGGCCTGTATAAAACTGAAGATTTTCAATCTTAGATACGGGTTGGCTAATAAATCATCGTTACCGaagaagagaaataaaaaactgTGAAATTTTATAGAATCTTCACCTGTAATTTGGAAGTTTTGGAACCATCCTTTTTGGCACGTTCCCATTGATATACATCATATTCCCTGTTGAGATTCTGTGGGTCATTGGCCAGGCttttttgtacattaattttgCCGGTTGGAGAGGGGGCAATGGTGGTCTTCGGATCTTGTACCTGGCTTCGACGAGGCACACGCATGCGACCAACAAACAGATCCAATTTGTCgtctgaaatttaattaatagaacGATCAGTAGGTATTTCATTgctatttcaatttttctagaTACAGAGATTCATCAAATATGCAATGAAAAAGCGGACACACCAAAACCGGAAATCTAGTCCTCCCGCTTACGGTATTCGCATATCAACACGTGCACTTTGCAGCTATTATGTATGTGTAAAATCGATGCTGCATAACAAGGTCAGCGATTCTCAATCTTTTTACGAAGGTTTCCCaagttgaataaaaattcattcaaaATTGAATGAATAGAAAAGGGAAATTTAAACGAGTAAAAGAAACATTCTCTTCCTATTGAAACCGAAAATAATGGAACTTCGTTGTTCGCATACAAATTGAACCTGCTATGTATTTTCGTATTCCGTGCCGTTCCATCATATCGAAAGGTAATAGGAAGAATGACCATGACAATGATGCCCAGATCATTACGTGGTCGTTTGAGAAACTCTGGCACATGCGATGAAACCGAAGAGAGAAGCGTTTCGAGTTGTTAGCGGGCAAAGTGGGACGTTGTTCCACATCGAGGTAGGAAAAGCGAGGGTAGTAAGAAGAAGGCAGAAAGGAGTCGAGGTCGGAAAGAAAATAGCCGAGCGTGGAAAATGATGGGCAAGCTTGTACGATTGACCGTGAATGCAACTTGTTGCATTGACCTTCCTTCTCGCTCGACTTCCGTTTTCAACGAGCTATTTCACGTTTCGAAAGCCGACTAACGAGACATTTGAATCTTTCGAAAGTTGAGCTTCGATTTTCTATGACAATTTCTGTAAAAtaacaatgaaattaatttaatggaAAGTTAACGATGTGACTAATAGTTAGTTCGATACTAATCATATGCAAAATACTATTTATTAATTCCTTGGGAAACTTCTTTTTATCGGAGGACAGACAAAGGAACAGCTTCTCTCGTTAATGATAATAATCAACCATCGACCGactatccttttttttttgtcataTAACGGAACTAGTTTCTACATTGGATAGACGGAGCTATTAACTTGATTTTTCAATCGTAACTACACGAGTAGTGTATACTTACTTGTCGTGAATCGTGTGATTGTTGTTTATACTGTAACGGATCACCGTTGTAAAATTAGGATACGATTAGCGATTAAGCTAACTCATTTTAGCTCGTatcgatttgaaatatcatTGCAACTGCGTTTGCTTTCAAACTGACAAAGATCCTCCCTCAATAAAGCCGTTAcggtaaatgaaattaatttatgaacAATCTTCAAAGattatttaagaattaataatttatcaagACACCTACAAAGCGATAATAATTCAATGAACTTGAAACTATTACTCACCTTCATCGTGTCGTTGTTCTCCAACTAACGGGTCTCCTCGacgaataaatatttatctttCACCGGTGATAAACGTCCTCGCtgatagaaaaaagaaacaaattagaaaaaatcaaatataCCCGGAAGTTAGATCACAAATAAACGAAGACGAGTAAACGCACGCGGTGATTGGACGTTGAGGAAGCACTGCGTGTTCTGCACACAATTAGGTCATTGTCCTTCATTTATACTCGCAACCGGCGAACGTATCATCGAAGGCCGAAACGTTGCCTCCTACCTTCTTCCGATGGATAACAGCTGGTACGAAACAAGGAACGTAATCGGGAAAAGTCATGGGTTCCATGAAATTAACAGGAATTCCCAATTCCATGTGTTATTCGGTCATCAAGATAGAATCCCAGGGTTCCTGATTTTCTTCTGCAAATAATACATggaacaattattttatatttctctattcctgtcttttttttatattttgctacttttattaataataattaaatatgtatcCTATGACTCTTGGGTGTccaaatatattaaaatgaaaaataaaaaattattttgatgaatttaattcctctagtattaaataataaacaatctttgttactttttatttctgtttatcAATATATCAATTATCTGAAAAGATCAGACAGCTCGATCCAGTCTTCTTGTTACGAGAAAAGAATTCGATGACTGAAAAGTTGATTTCTGATTGTATCACGGTATTTGCAGGTGGACGGATGGATGGATTCGATCGAAGACCGGTCAAACGCCGTTTCTCTCCATATCCTGCTACTGGATTCCCTCGTGAGAATTACACCTGTGTGCGTGGATACACGGACCAACGTGTGTGATCCAGTGACCCACTATATTCATCGGTGCTACGTGAGTTTATGACTAAAATTATGCGTCCCTCCATTCA
This window contains:
- the LOC114874795 gene encoding mediator of RNA polymerase II transcription subunit 12-like yields the protein MKYLLIVLLIKFQTTNWICLLVACVCLVEARYKIRRPPLPPLQPAKLMYKKAWPMTHRISTGNMMYINGNVPKRMVPKLPNYRIRRPPMFSMPPVIWKQQMPMRAPLNNHAVLPQRPPVKEFHSVNKMPEYSPEYRPEAAVLPATHRGSVDDDKGPIHTIPAPNLSPMDKPFNGEMNADEMAQRQQTTDAAYKINAHGSILQNFDLATIGTSLAPQKPVTSPTPTQHQYEVTETNGVSQKEYQTVLPTFIPPEYATLSTLINPDFQSNDVFLNNHPASNIGLIGTNIQLGQHNLPMQTNLHSSLHVGFPGTAGQTPYIINQQIPDLHVGHPAPAGPPLSANQLYDLLNSFPQKIPEQYQAGQQPQLQQHILQQQLGQFFQPTGVTGFSQPQMQSFNYDEQDNKEQQQQQQQQQQQQQQILFNPEYVAERVNTNYNVEQEVSIDDQENNNLRQDDELAYINEGAEQLENNIDYEDTNTQKGQTTYFNKVSNNNGISSQFYTTLPNREAAEKLAALAAAGNVNSQLIGQLRKQQQQHENMQNEEAMPPNHKNEDYDQTYQDRTHNRQKHRQSQQEQEQQLQKYEEQQEYERQQEQHRQRQSAVYSNKRPLRIMVPDENDYNNESQNNQSKENTEVEYEYENDEADALNSQSNSSYDGRNYEQSNAEFGSRLSPKNGA